The sequence CACGCGGCGTCGCTGCATCAGGCTTTCGCCCATTGTGCAATATTCCCCACTGCTGCCTCCCGTAGGAGTCTGGGCCGTGTCTCAGTCCCAGTGTGGCCGGTCGCCCTCTCAGGCCGGCTACCCGTCGTCGCCTTGGTAGGCCATTACCCCACCAACAAGCTGATAGGCCGCGGGCTCATCCTGCACCGCCGGAGCTTTACACCCAGGACCATGCGGTCCCGGGTCATATCCGGTATTAGACCCCGTTTCCAGGGCTTGTCCCAGAGTGCAGGGCAGATTGCCCACGTGTTACTCACCCGTTCGCCACTGATCCACCCCGAAGGGCTTCACCGTTCGACTTGCATGTGTTAAGCACGCCGCCAGCGTTCGTCCTGAGCCAGGATCAAACTCTCCGTGAATGATTACCCGTAATCGGGTCAGCACTCGCGTCGAGCGGCACGGCAACCACCGGAATAGGGCGGCCCCGCGCACTGCGTCCTCGCTAGTGTTTACTTCAAAAGGAATCTCCAACCCCGGAACAAGTCCGAGGCCGGGGATGTCAACATATCTGGCGTTGACTTTTGGCACGCTGTTGAGTTCTCAAGGAACGGACACTTCCTTCGGGCGGCTTTCACACCGGCCCTCCGGGCGCTTCGTTCTTTCGTGTTCCCAGCCTATCAGATCCGTTCACCGTTGTTTAACCGGTGCTTTTCGTTTCTGAAATCTGGCGTTAACCGTCGACTTGCGGCGACTCGGCCAACCATAGCGGGTCGTCGGGCCGAGCGCGAATCGGGCCGCGCCGGTGTCACCCGGACGGACGCGTGATTTGTTGCTCTCGCGAGCATATACAGCAATGGTCCCGATTCGCCAAGATGCCTGTAGAGTGCGGCGCATCGGCCAAGAGGACTAGACCACTAGTGGTCGACGAGATGGCTGACTGGTGGGGGCGGACGGCGCGGCCGGCCACCCGGAATGTCAGCGGATGTCCGAAGTTGACATGATTTAGGCTTCAGTCGATCACCCCGCCGCGTTCGCGGCCGCTCGCCTGTACTGCGCACTTGGGAGGCTCATCCATGACCACTGTGACGTCGCCGCTGACCGGCAAGGTCGTAGGGCTCGCCGGCGTGCCGGACCCCGTGTTCTCGGGCGCGATGGTCGGCCCCGGCACCGCGATCGACCCGGTGCGTCGGCCGACCGAGGCCGTCGCCCCGGTCGACGGCGTGGTCGTCTCGATGCACCCGCACGCGTTCGTCGTCGTCGACGCGGACGGGCACGGAGTCCTGACCCACCTGGGCATCGACACCGTCCAGCTGAACGGCGAGGGCTTCGAGCTGCTCGTCAACAAGGGCGACACGGTCACCCGCGGCCAGGCCGTCATCAAGTGGGACCCGGCCGCGGTCGAGGCCGCCGGCAAGTCGCCGATCTCGCCGATCGTCGCGCTGGAGGCCGCTGCCGACTCGCTCGGCGGGCTGCTGGAGAGCGGGGAGGTCGCCGTCGGCGACGCCCTGTTCAGCTGGAGCTGACCTCTCCCCTTCTACCGGTCCCCTCTTACAGGACACACCCGCCCCACCGCTCCGGTCGGGGCGGCCCGGCACACAGCGGTACCCGGCGGGGCCGCCTCTCTCACGGAGAAAGACATGGAGAAGACGCTGCGAGGCGTGGGTGTCAGCCACGGAGTCGCGATCGGCCAGGTGCGCCACATGGGTACCGCCGTGCTGGAGCCCCCGGCCACCCAGATCCCGACCGAGGACGCTCCGCGCGAGCAGGCCCGCGCCCAGGCAGCCGTCGAGGCCGTGGCCGCGGACCTGATCGCCCGCGGCAACCTCGCGGGCGGCGAGGCCCAGGCCGTGCTGGAGGCCCAGGCGCTGATGGCGCAGGACCCCGAGCTGATGGCCGACGTCTCCCGCCGGATCGCTGTCGGCAGCAGCGCCGAGCGCGGCGTCTACGACGCCTTCGCCGCCTACCGGGCGCTGCTCGCCTCGGCCGGCGAGTACCTGGCCGGCCGGGTCGCCGACCTGGACGACGTGCGGAACCGGATCGTCGCGCGCCTGCTGGGCGTGCCCATGCCGGGTGTGCCGGACAGCGACGAGCCGTACGTGCTGTTCGCCCGGGACCTCGCTCCGGCCGACACCGCGCTGCTGGACCCGACGCTGGTGCTCGGCTTCGTGACCGAGGAGGGCGGGCCGACCAGCCACAGCGCCATCCTGGCCCGGGCCATGGGCGTGCCGGCCGTGGTCGCGCTGCCGGGGGCGGCCGACGTGGCCGAGGGCACGGTCGTCGCGGTGGACGGCAGCTCCGGTGACGTGCTGGTCGAGCCGAGCACCGAGAAGCAGGACGAGCTGCGCCGGATCGCCGCCGAGCGCAAGGCGGCGCTGGCGGCCTCCTCCGGTCCGGGCGCGACCTCGGACGGGCACCGGATGCCGCTGCTGGCCAACGTCGGCGGTCCGGGCGACCTGCCGGCCGCGCTGGAGGCGGGCGCCGAGGGTGTCGGTCTCTTCCGCACCGAGTTCCTCTTCCTGGACGACTCGGCGAAGGCGCCGACCGAGGAGAAGCAGGTCGAGGCGTACCGCAAGGTGCTGGAGGCGTTCCCGGAGGGCCGGGTCGTGGTCCGGGTGCTCGACGCGGGCGCGGACAAGCCGCTGGACTTCCTGACCCCGGCCGACGAGCCGAACCCGGCGCTCGGTGTGCGCGGTCTGCGCACCCTGCTGGAGCACCCGGAGGTGCTGCGGACCCAGCTGCGGGCGCTGGCGACGGCCTCCGAGGGCCTGCCGGTGCACCTCGAGGTGATGGCCCCGATGGTGGCCGACCGCAAGGACGCCAAGGACTTCGCCGAGGCGTGTCGCGAGGCCGGGCTGAGCGCCAAGTTCGGTGCGATGGTGGAGATCCCGTCGGCCGCGCTGCGGGCGCGCTCCATCCTCCAGGAGGTCGAGTTCCTCTCCCTGGGGACCAACGACCTGGCCCAGTACGCCTTCGCCGCGGACCGCCAGGTCGGTGCGCTGGCGCGGCTGCAGGACCCGTGGCAGCCGGCGCTGCTGGACCTGATCGCGTTCGCCGCCGAGGCCGCGCAGGCCGAGGGCAAGAGCTGCGGTGTGTGCGGCGAGGCGGCCTCCGACCCGCTGCTGGCCGTGGTGCTGACCGGTCTCGGTGTCACCAGCCTGTCGATGGGCGCGGCGTCGATCCCCTACGTGCGGACGGCGCTGGCCAAGTACACGCTGGCGCAGTGCCGCCGGGCCGCCGAGGCGGCCCGGGCGGCGGACAGCGCCGAGGAGGCCCGGGCCGCGGCGCAGCAGGTGCTGTCGGGCGAGTAGCGCTCGCGGGACGACACGAAGGGGCCCGCTCCACCGGCCGGTGGAGCGGGCCCCTTCGGCGTGTCCGGGGG comes from Streptomyces sp. TLI_053 and encodes:
- the ptsP gene encoding phosphoenolpyruvate--protein phosphotransferase is translated as MEKTLRGVGVSHGVAIGQVRHMGTAVLEPPATQIPTEDAPREQARAQAAVEAVAADLIARGNLAGGEAQAVLEAQALMAQDPELMADVSRRIAVGSSAERGVYDAFAAYRALLASAGEYLAGRVADLDDVRNRIVARLLGVPMPGVPDSDEPYVLFARDLAPADTALLDPTLVLGFVTEEGGPTSHSAILARAMGVPAVVALPGAADVAEGTVVAVDGSSGDVLVEPSTEKQDELRRIAAERKAALAASSGPGATSDGHRMPLLANVGGPGDLPAALEAGAEGVGLFRTEFLFLDDSAKAPTEEKQVEAYRKVLEAFPEGRVVVRVLDAGADKPLDFLTPADEPNPALGVRGLRTLLEHPEVLRTQLRALATASEGLPVHLEVMAPMVADRKDAKDFAEACREAGLSAKFGAMVEIPSAALRARSILQEVEFLSLGTNDLAQYAFAADRQVGALARLQDPWQPALLDLIAFAAEAAQAEGKSCGVCGEAASDPLLAVVLTGLGVTSLSMGAASIPYVRTALAKYTLAQCRRAAEAARAADSAEEARAAAQQVLSGE
- a CDS encoding PTS glucose transporter subunit IIA, coding for MTTVTSPLTGKVVGLAGVPDPVFSGAMVGPGTAIDPVRRPTEAVAPVDGVVVSMHPHAFVVVDADGHGVLTHLGIDTVQLNGEGFELLVNKGDTVTRGQAVIKWDPAAVEAAGKSPISPIVALEAAADSLGGLLESGEVAVGDALFSWS